Within Candidatus Brocadiia bacterium, the genomic segment CTTAAAGGACAGAGCTAAACCTCCCCCATTCATAACATATAACAATAGAAATCCACTGAGCGCACCGCCCAGTATGCCAATAATAAATCCTTCGACTGTTTTATTGGGACTGATAGTCGGGGCTAATTTATGCTTTCCAAACCAAGTGCCGCCGAAATAGGCCAGCGAGTCGCCAATCTTAATTATGGCAATGACATAAACAAGCCCCCATAAGCCACAAGCGTTGTAGATAATCAGGCTACCGGCAATAGGAACAAGGACATAAACAAATCCGATAACAGATACAAAAATATTTTGATAGCTGCGAATACTAAAAAGATAATAAATCATCATAACCAACAAAAACACAAAGACAATGATAGAATTAAGCTGTAAAACATATAATTTTGGCGGGTAATTAAGAAACGCCAACAGCAACCACCAAAGAATAACAACAGATGGAATTATTTTAGGCGTTTTTACCCCAATATTCTCGTACATGCCGTAAAACTCAAAAAGACTTCCTACGGCAACAAAACCAAGAAGCAGGGTAAAACCTAATTTTGATTGAAAATGATAATCAAAGTAGAACAATCCTGATATGATCAAAACTATCAAACTGGCCGGTATTATTCTTTTCCTAAGCATCCACCCCTCCCCCCGAACCGACGTTCTCGTTGTCCATAGTCCTTTATTGCCTGAAGCAAATGTTCCTTTTCAAAATCAGGCCAGTAAATCGGAGTAACCCAGAGCTCGCTGTAAGACGCCTGCCAGAGCAAAAAGTTACTTAAACGCATTTCACTGGCCGTCCTTATTATCAAATCAGGATCGGGCATATCCGGATTATAGAGGAATTCCTTGAATAGCTCCTCCGTTATATTCTTCGGATCGACCTGGCCTGATTTAACCGCCAAAGAAATCTTGGCTGCCGCATCGGCTATCTCAGTCCTGGAACCGTAATTAAGGGCCAGCCTCAATACCATACCGGTATTTGATGAACTATCCTTGATTATCCGGCCTATTTCACTGCGGACTTTCTCTGGGAGCTCTTCAATCCGGCCGATAGCACGGAATCGCAGATTATTCTTCATAATCTCAGCATATTCCTGCCTAAGATAATTATAAAGTAAGCGCATCAGGTAGTTAACTTCGTATTTAGGCCGTTTCCAGTTCTCGCGTGAAAAAGCGTAAAGGGTGAGTTCCTTAACGCCTATACGGGCAGCTTCTTTGATAATCCTGCGTACTGCGTCTGCCCCGGCTTCATGCCCCTTCATCCGGGATAGCTTGCGTTCAGCGGCCCAACGTCCGTTGCCATCCATTATTATCGCGATATGTTCGGGAATTTTCATCTAAAAAGAGTTTGTTTTCTGTCAGGGCCAACGGAGACAATCTTAATGTGTGTATCAAGAGAGTGCTCTATAAAATCCAAGTATCTTTTAGCTGCCGCGGGCAAATCGCGGGATGACTTCACGGCAGATATATCCTTCTGCCAACCCGTCATTTCCTTATAAACTATCCCACAATCTTCCAAAACCCTTGCGCCAGACGGGAAGTTGCGTATCGTCCGGCCCTTATATTTGTATGCCATTCCTATTTTTATGGTTTTAAGATGACTCAAGACATCCAGCTTAGTCATGGCGATTGAGTCAACCGAATTTATTTCTGTAGCATATCTAGCGCTTACCAGGTCCAGCCAACCGCATCTGCGGGGCCGACCCGTGGTAGCGCCAAATTCTCCGCCTCTTTGTCTAAGGTCTTCGCCCGCAAAACCGCTTAATTCGGTCGGGAAAGGACCACTACCCACCCTGGTGGTATAAGCCTTAAGTATGCCGATGATGCTGTTAAACTTCTTCAAGGTTATTCCTATGCCGGCCGAAAGCCCGGATATGTCAGCATTGGACGAGGTTACAAAAGGATAAGTCCCGAAATCAACGTCCAGCAACGTTCCCTGGGCACCTTCAAAAAGAATCCGTTTATTCTTCCTTAACGCATCCATAAGCATCACCCTGGCGTCGACCACGTAAGGTTTTAAGTTCCGGGCATAACCAAGATATTCCTTATAGATATCCTGCCAAGCTAACGGCTTTAGCCCGGCCAATGAAATCATAACATTCTTATGGCTCAGATTCGCCTTAATACGTTCTTTAAGATAGGCGGGATCAAACAAATCAATAATTCTGACCCCAGTCCGAGCGTATTTATCGGTATAGCAAGGACCTATACCCAATCCGGTGGTACCTATTTTATTCTGCCCCAGCTTATTTTCTGATATATTATCCATCACTTTATGATAAGGCAGAATCAAGTGCGCCCGATCGCTGATAAAAATATTATTCTTTATTCGTATGCCCTTGCGGCGGAGCTGTTCAAGTTCGGCCAGGAACTGTTTGGGATCAA encodes:
- a CDS encoding phosphatidate cytidylyltransferase, with the protein product MLRKRIIPASLIVLIISGLFYFDYHFQSKLGFTLLLGFVAVGSLFEFYGMYENIGVKTPKIIPSVVILWWLLLAFLNYPPKLYVLQLNSIIVFVFLLVMMIYYLFSIRSYQNIFVSVIGFVYVLVPIAGSLIIYNACGLWGLVYVIAIIKIGDSLAYFGGTWFGKHKLAPTISPNKTVEGFIIGILGGALSGFLLLYVMNGGGLALSFKRIILVFTANFIIVMFGQMGDLLESMFKRHCQIKDSGKWLGGLGGVLDTVDSLFLGIPVALFAMTELLKWWCIK
- a CDS encoding isoprenyl transferase; its protein translation is MKIPEHIAIIMDGNGRWAAERKLSRMKGHEAGADAVRRIIKEAARIGVKELTLYAFSRENWKRPKYEVNYLMRLLYNYLRQEYAEIMKNNLRFRAIGRIEELPEKVRSEIGRIIKDSSSNTGMVLRLALNYGSRTEIADAAAKISLAVKSGQVDPKNITEELFKEFLYNPDMPDPDLIIRTASEMRLSNFLLWQASYSELWVTPIYWPDFEKEHLLQAIKDYGQRERRFGGRGGCLGKE
- a CDS encoding adenylosuccinate synthase yields the protein MSIKCVVGLQWGDEGKGKIVDTLSKQADFVVRFQGGHNAGHTVVIGENKFVLHLIPSGILHPGVICVIGNGVVIDPKQFLAELEQLRRKGIRIKNNIFISDRAHLILPYHKVMDNISENKLGQNKIGTTGLGIGPCYTDKYARTGVRIIDLFDPAYLKERIKANLSHKNVMISLAGLKPLAWQDIYKEYLGYARNLKPYVVDARVMLMDALRKNKRILFEGAQGTLLDVDFGTYPFVTSSNADISGLSAGIGITLKKFNSIIGILKAYTTRVGSGPFPTELSGFAGEDLRQRGGEFGATTGRPRRCGWLDLVSARYATEINSVDSIAMTKLDVLSHLKTIKIGMAYKYKGRTIRNFPSGARVLEDCGIVYKEMTGWQKDISAVKSSRDLPAAAKRYLDFIEHSLDTHIKIVSVGPDRKQTLFR